A single genomic interval of Salmo trutta chromosome 13, fSalTru1.1, whole genome shotgun sequence harbors:
- the LOC115206368 gene encoding leucine-rich repeat and fibronectin type III domain-containing protein 1-like yields MERLVVCVLLCVLLCAVLAKGYNCPGRCICQHLSPTLTLLCAKTGLLFVPPTIDRKTVELRLTDNFITIIRRKDFFNMTSLVHLTLSRNTISQITPNAFLGLRSLRALHMDGNRLSVIKSDHFKGLVNLRHLILGNNQIHHVAPTSFDEFVSTIEDLDLSNNNLRTLPWEEIGRMSHINTLTLDHNLIDHIGAGTFTLLTKLVRLDMTSNRLQKLPPDSLFQHAQVLSDAKGSNPSSLAVSFGGNPLHCNCELLWLRRLTREDDLETCASPEHLMDKYFWSIQEEDFICEPPLITKHISTKPYVMEGQGVTLKCKAMGDPDPAIHWRFPDGKLVHNNSRTILYDNGTLDILITTLKDSGAFNCVASNAAGIATAAVEINMIPLPLFVNNTLHHMREADRGLSDITTSSKSGNDTKGHDKHQDKRVVVAELTSSSAVIRWPSERHIPGIRMYQIQYNSTADDTLVYRMIPSTSKTFLINDLAAGREYDLCVLAVYDDGITSLTATRVVGCVQFYTASEVSQCRFIHSQFLGGTMIIIIGGIIVASVLVFIIILMIRYKAHSSPEDSKAKVSSSMHSQTNGSQNRLQRSTFKQPAEDSHQREALPVAAKECMALVLKVDSDKREWDTPPTTLAVLEVELPPLPTDKMKRTSLDIQCSGSGPPSEDTQTDSSLTGSTMSLCLLGPNAGTKEAPRLKDKKSALANMGFNNELARTRHRFSFDGGDYSIFQSHSYPRRARTRRHKSTNQLNVESSPLANRRVTFSSTEWMLESTV; encoded by the exons atggagcgtctggttgtgtgtgtgttgctgtgtgtactGCTGTGTGCGGTGCTGGCGAAGGGCTACAACTGCCCTGGCCGCTGCATCTGCCAGCACCTCTCCCCCACTCTGACTCTGCTCTGCGCTAAGACCGGTCTGCTGTTTGTGCCTCCAACCATCGACCGCAAGACCGTGGAGCTGCGTCTCACAGACAACTTCATCACCATTATCCGCAGGAAAGACTTTTTCAACATGACCAGCCTGGTCCACCTCACCCTGTCCCGTAACACCATCAGCCAGATCACGCCCAACGCCTTCCTGGGCCTGCGCTCTCTACGAGCCCTCCACATGGACGGCAACCGCCTAAGTGTCATCAAGAGCGACCACTTCAAAGGCCTGGTCAACCTCCGCCACCTCATACTGGGGAACAACCAGATCCACCATGTGGCCCCTACCTCCTTTGATGAGTTTGTGTCGACCATCGAGGACTTGGATCTGTCCAACAACAACCTGAGGACCCTGCCCTGGGAGGAGATAGGCAGGATGAGCCACATCAATACCCTCACCCTTGATCACAACCTGATTGATCACATCGGAGCTGGGACTTTCACGCTCCTCACCAAGCTGGTTCGTCTGGATATGACCTCCAACCGGCTGCAGAAGCTACCACCGGACAGCCTGTTTCAGCATGCCCAGGTGCTGTCAGACGCCAAGGGCTCCAACCCGTCCTCCCTGGCGGTGAGCTTCGGGGGAAACCCTCTCCACTGTAACTGTGAGCTGCTGTGGCTCCGCAGACTGACCCGGGAGGATGACCTGGAGACCTGCGCCTCCCCGGAGCATCTTATGGACAAGTACTTCTGGTCCATCCAGGAGGAGGATTTTATCTGTGAGCCCCCACTCATCACCAAACACATATCCACCAAGCCCTACGTCATGGAGGGTCAGGGGGTCACCCTCAAGTGCAAGGCCATGGGAGACCCGGACCCAGCCATCCACTGGCGCTTCCCAGACGGCAAGCTGGTGCACAACAACTCCCGCACCATCCTGTATGACAACGGTACCTTGGACATCCTCATCACCACCTTAAAGGACAGTGGTGCCTTCAACTGTGTGGCCTCCAACGCTGCCGGCATCGCCACAGCTGCCGTGGAGATCAACATGATCCCTCTGCCATTGTTCGTCAACAACACATTGCACCACATGCGCGAGGCCGATCGGGGCCTCTCTGACATCACTACCTCCTCCAAGTCAGGCAACGACACCAAGGGCCATGACAAGCACCAGGACAAGAGGGTGGTGGTGGCCGAGCTGACCTCCTCCTCGGCTGTGATTCGCTGGCCCTCCGAGCGCCACATCCCAGGCATCAGGATGTACCAGATCCAGTATAACAGCACTGCAGACGACACACTGGTTTACAG AATGATCCCGTCCACCAGTAAGACCTTCCTGATCAACGACCTGGCGGCAGGCCGGGAGTATGACCTGTGTGTCCTGGCGGTGTACGACGACGGCATCACCTCTCTGACGGCCACGCGTGTGGTGGGCTGTGTCCAGTTCTACACGGCCAGCGAGGTCAGCCAGTGTCGCTTCATCCACAGCCAGTTTCTGGGTGGCACCATGATAATTATCATTGGCGGCATCATTGTGGCTTCAGTGCTGGTGTTTATCATCATCCTCATGATCCGCTACAAGGCGCACAGCAGCCCCGAGGACAGCAAGGCCAAGGTCAGCTCCAGCATGCACTCCCAGACCAACGGCAGCCAGAACAGACTCCAACGCTCCACCTTCAAGCAACCTGCTGAGGACAGCCACCAGAGAGAAGCTCTACCGGTGGCAGCCAAGGAGTGCATGGCCCTGGTGCTGAAGGTGGACAGTGACAAGAGGGAGTGGGACACCCCTCCAACCACTTTGGCCGTCCTGGAAGTGGAGCTGCCCCCCCTGCCCACGGACAAGATGAAGAGGACCAGCCTGGACATCCAGTGCTCTGGATCTGGCCCCCCGTCggaggacacacagacagacagcagcctgACGGGCTCCACCATGTCCTTGTGTCTCCTAGGCCCCAACGCCGGCACCAAGGAGGCCCCCAGGCTCAAGGACAAGAAGAGCGCCCTGGCCAACATGGGGTTTAATAATGAGCTGGCACGAACTAGGCACAGGTTCAGCTTTGATGGGGGAGACTACTCCATATTTCAGAGCCACAGTTACCCCCGCAGAGCGCGGACGAGGCGGCACAAGTCCACCAACCAGCTCAACGTGGAGTCCTCGCCGCTCGCCAACCGGAGAGTGACTTTTAGCAGCACTGAATGGATGCTGGAGAGCACAGTGTAA